The following are encoded together in the Glycine max cultivar Williams 82 chromosome 8, Glycine_max_v4.0, whole genome shotgun sequence genome:
- the LOC102669948 gene encoding uncharacterized protein, with protein sequence MDLKENCTYVMHNFKVLKNNGQYRVCDHQFKLVFIGVTVVRECVLGDIPFRKYRFTGFADVVAGQFERGLLVDIIGVVEEVVFQQVSGKGRRVVFKLKNLSQQLLSCTLWDDYCLQFLKFLDDYEGDGPITVLLSHCRIKEAQGSYPASINNSFKASKLIINQPMMEIQEFNERLAELGIEARSGFKSHGEGSTQLSGSIQLSSKESFFGKAEAKTIADINTISEIMILYRF encoded by the exons atggacttGAAAGAAAATTGTACTTATGTCATGCACAATTTTAAAGTGCTAAAAAACAATGGTCAGTACAGAGTGTGTGATCATCAATTTAAATTGGTGTTTATTGGGGTTACTGTTGTGAGGGAGTGTGTTCTAGGGGACATCCCTTTTAGAAAATACAGGTTTACTGGATTTGCAGATGTTGTGGCTGGCCAGTTTGAACGTGGACTATTGGTTG ATATTATTGGTGTGGTGGAGGAGGTTGTCTTTCAGCAAGTTTCAGGAAAAGGTAGAAGGGTAGTCTTCAAACTAAAGAACTTGAG CCAGCAATTGCTATCTTGCACTTTGTGGGATGATTATTGCTTGCAGTTTTTGAAGTTCTTAGATGATTATGAAGGTGATGGCCCAATTACAGTTCTATTGAGCCATTGTAGGATCAAGGAAGCGCAGG gaTCTTATCCCGCATCGATCAACAATTCTTTCAAGGCTTCAAAGTTAATTATTAACCAGCCCATGATGGAGATTCAAGAATTCAATGAACG GCTTGCAGAGTTGGGCATTGAGGCCCGGTCAGGTTTTAAATCCCATGGTGAAGGGAGTACACAACTTTCAGGTTCTATCCAATTATCATCAAAAGAATCATTCTTTGGCAAGGCTGAGGCAAAGACTATTGCTGACATTAACACCATCTCtgaaataatgattttatatagattttaa